A genome region from Erigeron canadensis isolate Cc75 chromosome 3, C_canadensis_v1, whole genome shotgun sequence includes the following:
- the LOC122593007 gene encoding protein PEROXIN-4 has protein sequence MQASRARLFKEYKEVQREKVADPDIQLVCDDSNIFKWTALIKGPSETPYEGGVFQLAFSVPDQYPLQPPQVRFLTKIFHPNVHFKTGEICLDILKNAWSPAWTLQSVCRAIIALMAHPEPDSPLNCDSGNLLRSGDVRGFQSMAKMYTKLAAMPKKG, from the exons atgcag GCATCACGGGCAAGACTATTTAAGGAATACAAGGAGGTGCAAAGGGAGAAAGTAGCGGATCCAGATATACAGCTTGTTTGTGATGATTCCAATATCTTTAAATGGACCGCACTTATCAAG GGACCATCAGAAACTCCTTACGAAGGTGGAGTCTTTCAGCTTGCGTTTTCTGTTCCAGATCAATATCCTTTGCAGCCTCCTCAAGTGCGATTTTTAACCAAAATATTTCATCCAAATGTACATTTTAAG ACGGGAGAAATTTGCCTAGATATCCTGAAGAATGCTTGGAGTCCGGCTTGGACATTGCAGTCTGTTTGTAGGGCTATAATTGCCTTAATGGCACATCCAGAACCAGACAGTCCGTTAAATTGCGATTCAG GGAATCTTCTTCGATCCGGTGATGTTCGAGGATTTCAGTCTATGGCTAAGATGTATACCAAGCTTGCAGCGATGCCCAAGAAAGGTTGA
- the LOC122591109 gene encoding putative esterase YitV isoform X3: MDSVEIGDDLRSKFIQVLRTRRSPEVPLQTQPAKPVKEPLYQGTPPANYSEAMESCPKLDIPNFKELLKEENLYLTTEEGEQGRLPLLILSMKESIQTKRPAVVFLHSTNKCKEWLRPLLEAYASRGYIAVAIDSRYHGERAKNRTTYEDALVSSWKKGDTMPFIFDTVWDLIKLADYLSGRDDINHSKIGITGESLGGMHAWFAAFYDTRYSVVVPIIGVQGFRWAIDNDKWQARVDSIKSVFEEARIDIGKAVIDKEVVEKVWDRIAPGLAGEFDSNYTVPLIAPRPLLILNGAEDPRCPMTGLDLTIPRTRKAFEDANCSHSFKVIAEPGIGHQMTSSMVKEASDWFDKFFKS, encoded by the exons ATGGATTCCGTTGAAATAGGGGACGACCTCCGTTCTAAGTTTATTCAAGTTCTCCGTACTCGCCGTTCTCCTGAAg TTCCACTTCAGACTCAACCTGCAAAACCAGTGAAGGAACCGCTGTATCAGGGAACTCCACCAGCAAATTATAGTGAG GCAATGGAATCTTGTCCAAAATTGGACATTCCCAACTTCAAAGAACTCCTTAAAGAAGAAAACTTGTACTTAACCACTGAG GAAGGAGAGCAAGGGCGTTTGCCTTTGCTCATCTTGAGTATGAAGGAAAGCATACAAACGAAAAGACCAGCGGTTGTATTTCTTCATAGCACTAATAAGTGCAAAGAGTGGCTTCGCCCTTTACTTGAG GCTTATGCTTCACGTGGATATATTGCAGTTGCTATTGATTCTCGTTATCATGGTGAACGTGCGAAAAATCGTACCACCTATGAAGAT GCTCTTGTTTCATCATGGAAAAAAGGTGATACAATGCCATTCATATTTGACACG GTTTGGGACCTTATAAAGCTGGCAGACTATCTTAGCGGAAGAGATGATATAAACCATTCCAAGATAGGCATTACTGGTGAATCACTTGGAG GAATGCATGCATGGTTTGCTGCTTTTTATGACACACGCTATTCAGTGGTTGTCCCCATCATTGGTGTTCAG GGTTTTCGCTGGGCTATAGATAATGATAAATGGCAGGCACGAGTTGATAGTATCAAGTCTGTGTTTGAAG AAGCACGGATTGACATAGGGAAGGCCGTCATTGACAAAGAAGTAGTGGAAAAG GTTTGGGACAGGATAGCTCCCGGTTTAGCAGGCGAGTTTGATTCAAATTATACAGTTCCACTCATTGCACCACGACCTCTCTTGATTTTGAACG GTGCAGAAGATCCTCGTTGCCCAATGACAGGTCTGGATTTGACCATACCAAGAACACGTAAGGCTTTTGAAGATGCCAATTGTTCACATAGCTTCAAG GTGATAGCAGAACCAGGAATCGGGCATCAAATGACATCCTCAATGGTTAAAGAAGCAAGCGATTGGTTCGACAAGTTCTTCAAATCATAG
- the LOC122591109 gene encoding uncharacterized protein LOC122591109 isoform X4: MDTSILHVQSRTTPTCHSCLRDPSKSLFCSQLYKLKFHNVNCQFVNTGHRKMDSVETGDDLRSKFIQVLRTRRSPEVPLQTQPAKPVKEPLYQGTPPANYSEAMESCPKLDIPNFKELLKEENLYLTTEEGEQGRLPLLILSMKESIQTKRPAVVFLHSTNKCKEWLRPLLEAYASRGYIAVAIDSRYHGERAKNRTTYEDALVSSWKKGDTMPFIFDTVWDLIKLADYLSGRDDINHSKIGITGESLGGMHAWFAAFYDTRYSVVVPIIGVQGFRWAIDNDKWQARVDSIKSVFEEARIDIGKAVIDKEVVEKVIFQSCPLC; the protein is encoded by the exons ATGGACACAAGTATCTTGCACGTGCAATCCAGGACAACACCCACATGCCATAGCTGTTTGCGGGACCCATCAAAATCATTATTCTGTTCTCAGCTCTATAAACTAAAATTTCATAATGTcaattgtcaatttgtcaaCACCGGGCACCGGAAAATGGATTCCGTTGAAACAG GGGACGACCTCCGTTCTAAGTTTATTCAAGTTCTCCGTACTCGCCGTTCTCCTGAAg TTCCACTTCAGACTCAACCTGCAAAACCAGTGAAGGAACCGCTGTATCAGGGAACTCCACCAGCAAATTATAGTGAG GCAATGGAATCTTGTCCAAAATTGGACATTCCCAACTTCAAAGAACTCCTTAAAGAAGAAAACTTGTACTTAACCACTGAG GAAGGAGAGCAAGGGCGTTTGCCTTTGCTCATCTTGAGTATGAAGGAAAGCATACAAACGAAAAGACCAGCGGTTGTATTTCTTCATAGCACTAATAAGTGCAAAGAGTGGCTTCGCCCTTTACTTGAG GCTTATGCTTCACGTGGATATATTGCAGTTGCTATTGATTCTCGTTATCATGGTGAACGTGCGAAAAATCGTACCACCTATGAAGAT GCTCTTGTTTCATCATGGAAAAAAGGTGATACAATGCCATTCATATTTGACACG GTTTGGGACCTTATAAAGCTGGCAGACTATCTTAGCGGAAGAGATGATATAAACCATTCCAAGATAGGCATTACTGGTGAATCACTTGGAG GAATGCATGCATGGTTTGCTGCTTTTTATGACACACGCTATTCAGTGGTTGTCCCCATCATTGGTGTTCAG GGTTTTCGCTGGGCTATAGATAATGATAAATGGCAGGCACGAGTTGATAGTATCAAGTCTGTGTTTGAAG AAGCACGGATTGACATAGGGAAGGCCGTCATTGACAAAGAAGTAGTGGAAAAGGTGATATTCCAATCATGTCCCCTATGCTAA
- the LOC122591109 gene encoding putative esterase YitV isoform X5: MESCPKLDIPNFKELLKEENLYLTTEEGEQGRLPLLILSMKESIQTKRPAVVFLHSTNKCKEWLRPLLEAYASRGYIAVAIDSRYHGERAKNRTTYEDALVSSWKKGDTMPFIFDTVWDLIKLADYLSGRDDINHSKIGITGESLGGMHAWFAAFYDTRYSVVVPIIGVQGFRWAIDNDKWQARVDSIKSVFEEARIDIGKAVIDKEVVEKVWDRIAPGLAGEFDSNYTVPLIAPRPLLILNGAEDPRCPMTGLDLTIPRTRKAFEDANCSHSFKVIAEPGIGHQMTSSMVKEASDWFDKFFKS; this comes from the exons ATGGAATCTTGTCCAAAATTGGACATTCCCAACTTCAAAGAACTCCTTAAAGAAGAAAACTTGTACTTAACCACTGAG GAAGGAGAGCAAGGGCGTTTGCCTTTGCTCATCTTGAGTATGAAGGAAAGCATACAAACGAAAAGACCAGCGGTTGTATTTCTTCATAGCACTAATAAGTGCAAAGAGTGGCTTCGCCCTTTACTTGAG GCTTATGCTTCACGTGGATATATTGCAGTTGCTATTGATTCTCGTTATCATGGTGAACGTGCGAAAAATCGTACCACCTATGAAGAT GCTCTTGTTTCATCATGGAAAAAAGGTGATACAATGCCATTCATATTTGACACG GTTTGGGACCTTATAAAGCTGGCAGACTATCTTAGCGGAAGAGATGATATAAACCATTCCAAGATAGGCATTACTGGTGAATCACTTGGAG GAATGCATGCATGGTTTGCTGCTTTTTATGACACACGCTATTCAGTGGTTGTCCCCATCATTGGTGTTCAG GGTTTTCGCTGGGCTATAGATAATGATAAATGGCAGGCACGAGTTGATAGTATCAAGTCTGTGTTTGAAG AAGCACGGATTGACATAGGGAAGGCCGTCATTGACAAAGAAGTAGTGGAAAAG GTTTGGGACAGGATAGCTCCCGGTTTAGCAGGCGAGTTTGATTCAAATTATACAGTTCCACTCATTGCACCACGACCTCTCTTGATTTTGAACG GTGCAGAAGATCCTCGTTGCCCAATGACAGGTCTGGATTTGACCATACCAAGAACACGTAAGGCTTTTGAAGATGCCAATTGTTCACATAGCTTCAAG GTGATAGCAGAACCAGGAATCGGGCATCAAATGACATCCTCAATGGTTAAAGAAGCAAGCGATTGGTTCGACAAGTTCTTCAAATCATAG
- the LOC122591109 gene encoding putative esterase YitV isoform X2 — protein MDTSILHVQSRTTPTCHSCLRDPSKSLFCSQLYKLKFHNVNCQFVNTGHRKMDSVETGDDLRSKFIQVLRTRRSPEVPLQTQPAKPVKEPLYQGTPPANYSEAMESCPKLDIPNFKELLKEENLYLTTEEGEQGRLPLLILSMKESIQTKRPAVVFLHSTNKCKEWLRPLLEAYASRGYIAVAIDSRYHGERAKNRTTYEDALVSSWKKGDTMPFIFDTVWDLIKLADYLSGRDDINHSKIGITGESLGGMHAWFAAFYDTRYSVVVPIIGVQGFRWAIDNDKWQARVDSIKSVFEEARIDIGKAVIDKEVVEKVWDRIAPGLAGEFDSNYTVPLIAPRPLLILNGAEDPRCPMTGLDLTIPRTRKAFEDANCSHSFKVIAEPGIGHQMTSSMVKEASDWFDKFFKS, from the exons ATGGACACAAGTATCTTGCACGTGCAATCCAGGACAACACCCACATGCCATAGCTGTTTGCGGGACCCATCAAAATCATTATTCTGTTCTCAGCTCTATAAACTAAAATTTCATAATGTcaattgtcaatttgtcaaCACCGGGCACCGGAAAATGGATTCCGTTGAAACAGGGGACGACCTCCGTTCTAAGTTTATTCAAGTTCTCCGTACTCGCCGTTCTCCTGAAg TTCCACTTCAGACTCAACCTGCAAAACCAGTGAAGGAACCGCTGTATCAGGGAACTCCACCAGCAAATTATAGTGAG GCAATGGAATCTTGTCCAAAATTGGACATTCCCAACTTCAAAGAACTCCTTAAAGAAGAAAACTTGTACTTAACCACTGAG GAAGGAGAGCAAGGGCGTTTGCCTTTGCTCATCTTGAGTATGAAGGAAAGCATACAAACGAAAAGACCAGCGGTTGTATTTCTTCATAGCACTAATAAGTGCAAAGAGTGGCTTCGCCCTTTACTTGAG GCTTATGCTTCACGTGGATATATTGCAGTTGCTATTGATTCTCGTTATCATGGTGAACGTGCGAAAAATCGTACCACCTATGAAGAT GCTCTTGTTTCATCATGGAAAAAAGGTGATACAATGCCATTCATATTTGACACG GTTTGGGACCTTATAAAGCTGGCAGACTATCTTAGCGGAAGAGATGATATAAACCATTCCAAGATAGGCATTACTGGTGAATCACTTGGAG GAATGCATGCATGGTTTGCTGCTTTTTATGACACACGCTATTCAGTGGTTGTCCCCATCATTGGTGTTCAG GGTTTTCGCTGGGCTATAGATAATGATAAATGGCAGGCACGAGTTGATAGTATCAAGTCTGTGTTTGAAG AAGCACGGATTGACATAGGGAAGGCCGTCATTGACAAAGAAGTAGTGGAAAAG GTTTGGGACAGGATAGCTCCCGGTTTAGCAGGCGAGTTTGATTCAAATTATACAGTTCCACTCATTGCACCACGACCTCTCTTGATTTTGAACG GTGCAGAAGATCCTCGTTGCCCAATGACAGGTCTGGATTTGACCATACCAAGAACACGTAAGGCTTTTGAAGATGCCAATTGTTCACATAGCTTCAAG GTGATAGCAGAACCAGGAATCGGGCATCAAATGACATCCTCAATGGTTAAAGAAGCAAGCGATTGGTTCGACAAGTTCTTCAAATCATAG
- the LOC122591109 gene encoding putative esterase YitV isoform X1, giving the protein MDTSILHVQSRTTPTCHSCLRDPSKSLFCSQLYKLKFHNVNCQFVNTGHRKMDSVETGDDLRSKFIQVLRTRRSPEVPLQTQPAKPVKEPLYQGTPPANYSEAMESCPKLDIPNFKELLKEENLYLTTEEGEQGRLPLLILSMKESIQTKRPAVVFLHSTNKCKEWLRPLLEAYASRGYIAVAIDSRYHGERAKNRTTYEDALVSSWKKGDTMPFIFDTVWDLIKLADYLSGRDDINHSKIGITGESLGGMHAWFAAFYDTRYSVVVPIIGVQGFRWAIDNDKWQARVDSIKSVFEEARIDIGKAVIDKEVVEKVWDRIAPGLAGEFDSNYTVPLIAPRPLLILNGAEDPRCPMTGLDLTIPRTRKAFEDANCSHSFKVIAEPGIGHQMTSSMVKEASDWFDKFFKS; this is encoded by the exons ATGGACACAAGTATCTTGCACGTGCAATCCAGGACAACACCCACATGCCATAGCTGTTTGCGGGACCCATCAAAATCATTATTCTGTTCTCAGCTCTATAAACTAAAATTTCATAATGTcaattgtcaatttgtcaaCACCGGGCACCGGAAAATGGATTCCGTTGAAACAG GGGACGACCTCCGTTCTAAGTTTATTCAAGTTCTCCGTACTCGCCGTTCTCCTGAAg TTCCACTTCAGACTCAACCTGCAAAACCAGTGAAGGAACCGCTGTATCAGGGAACTCCACCAGCAAATTATAGTGAG GCAATGGAATCTTGTCCAAAATTGGACATTCCCAACTTCAAAGAACTCCTTAAAGAAGAAAACTTGTACTTAACCACTGAG GAAGGAGAGCAAGGGCGTTTGCCTTTGCTCATCTTGAGTATGAAGGAAAGCATACAAACGAAAAGACCAGCGGTTGTATTTCTTCATAGCACTAATAAGTGCAAAGAGTGGCTTCGCCCTTTACTTGAG GCTTATGCTTCACGTGGATATATTGCAGTTGCTATTGATTCTCGTTATCATGGTGAACGTGCGAAAAATCGTACCACCTATGAAGAT GCTCTTGTTTCATCATGGAAAAAAGGTGATACAATGCCATTCATATTTGACACG GTTTGGGACCTTATAAAGCTGGCAGACTATCTTAGCGGAAGAGATGATATAAACCATTCCAAGATAGGCATTACTGGTGAATCACTTGGAG GAATGCATGCATGGTTTGCTGCTTTTTATGACACACGCTATTCAGTGGTTGTCCCCATCATTGGTGTTCAG GGTTTTCGCTGGGCTATAGATAATGATAAATGGCAGGCACGAGTTGATAGTATCAAGTCTGTGTTTGAAG AAGCACGGATTGACATAGGGAAGGCCGTCATTGACAAAGAAGTAGTGGAAAAG GTTTGGGACAGGATAGCTCCCGGTTTAGCAGGCGAGTTTGATTCAAATTATACAGTTCCACTCATTGCACCACGACCTCTCTTGATTTTGAACG GTGCAGAAGATCCTCGTTGCCCAATGACAGGTCTGGATTTGACCATACCAAGAACACGTAAGGCTTTTGAAGATGCCAATTGTTCACATAGCTTCAAG GTGATAGCAGAACCAGGAATCGGGCATCAAATGACATCCTCAATGGTTAAAGAAGCAAGCGATTGGTTCGACAAGTTCTTCAAATCATAG